One Planktothrix serta PCC 8927 DNA window includes the following coding sequences:
- a CDS encoding Uma2 family endonuclease: protein MSPIQTLLLTDTWVTATWEEYLAALDNPAYSNARGYYFNGRMRLEMSPLGNPHSRDHFIICLAIGLFASLRGIDLDGHDNCTYRKTGFNEAQPDASFYIGVNAEIIPWETTIIDLDQFPPPDLVIEVAYSSLADDQGEKRLLYESLGVQEYWIIDVQAVKIMAFKVENLGSYRIEQSQVLPGLEMGILEEAFRRSRQTNHGKVSAWLLSQFQG from the coding sequence ATGAGTCCTATTCAAACTTTACTCCTGACCGATACCTGGGTAACAGCAACCTGGGAAGAATACCTCGCTGCATTAGATAATCCCGCCTATTCTAACGCCAGAGGTTACTATTTTAATGGACGCATGAGGTTAGAAATGTCACCCCTTGGAAACCCCCATTCTCGTGATCACTTTATTATTTGTTTGGCTATCGGTTTATTTGCCAGTCTGCGAGGAATTGATTTAGATGGTCATGATAACTGCACCTACCGTAAAACAGGTTTTAACGAAGCACAACCCGATGCTTCTTTTTATATTGGAGTGAATGCAGAAATCATTCCTTGGGAAACGACAATTATTGATTTAGATCAGTTTCCGCCCCCAGATTTAGTCATAGAGGTTGCCTATTCTTCTTTAGCAGATGATCAAGGGGAAAAACGGTTACTTTATGAATCTTTAGGGGTACAGGAATATTGGATTATTGATGTACAAGCCGTTAAAATAATGGCGTTTAAAGTTGAAAATCTAGGAAGTTATAGAATTGAACAATCTCAAGTTTTACCGGGGTTAGAAATGGGGATATTAGAGGAAGCATTTCGTCGCAGTCGTCAAACCAATCATGGTAAAGTTAGTGCTTGGTTGTTATCGCAATTTCAGGGTTAA
- a CDS encoding Uma2 family endonuclease gives MIVGKRSLKPKNLVTILLKSKRSLINNTLMSPIQTQLLTDTWVTATWEEYLAALDNPAYANARGYYFNGRMRLEMSPLGNPHSRDHATIIAALYLFAALRNIDLDAHDNCTYRKTGFNEAQPDASFYIADNAEIIPWETPIIDLDQFLSPDLVIEVAYSSLADDKGEKRLLYESLGVQEYWIIDVQAVKVIAFEVKNQGSYRIKKSHVLPGLQMGILEEAFRRSRQTNHGKVSAWLLSQFQG, from the coding sequence ATGATTGTAGGGAAGCGATCGCTTAAACCAAAAAACTTAGTTACAATTTTGTTAAAATCAAAGCGATCGCTGATCAATAATACCCTTATGAGTCCTATTCAAACCCAACTCCTGACCGATACCTGGGTAACAGCAACCTGGGAAGAATACCTCGCTGCATTAGATAATCCCGCCTATGCTAACGCCAGAGGTTACTATTTTAATGGACGCATGAGGTTAGAAATGTCGCCCCTAGGAAACCCCCATTCTCGTGATCACGCCACCATTATCGCCGCCCTTTATCTATTTGCTGCATTGCGGAATATTGATTTAGATGCTCATGATAACTGCACCTACCGTAAAACAGGGTTTAACGAAGCCCAACCCGATGCTTCTTTTTATATTGCTGACAATGCAGAAATCATTCCTTGGGAAACCCCAATTATTGATTTAGATCAGTTTCTGTCGCCTGATTTAGTCATAGAAGTTGCCTATTCTTCTTTAGCAGATGATAAGGGCGAAAAAAGGTTACTTTATGAATCTTTGGGGGTACAAGAATATTGGATTATTGATGTACAAGCGGTTAAAGTTATTGCATTTGAGGTTAAAAATCAAGGTAGTTATAGAATTAAAAAATCTCACGTTTTACCTGGGTTACAAATGGGGATATTAGAGGAAGCATTTCGTCGTAGTCGTCAAACCAATCATGGTAAAGTTAGTGCTTGGTTGTTATCGCAATTTCAGGGTTAA
- a CDS encoding DUF433 domain-containing protein, whose product MIQSLIQLHDYFHVLASDDIRIKGTRISIEQILYEYLYNHQSPEEIQKHFTTVTLEQIYATILYYFRNQEQVSDYLENWLTATNQAEAEHDQNPPTVVKRLLKLKAEQEVYSNPK is encoded by the coding sequence ATGATACAATCATTGATTCAATTGCACGATTATTTTCATGTTCTTGCTTCTGATGATATCCGAATTAAAGGAACACGCATCAGCATTGAACAGATTTTGTATGAATATCTGTATAATCATCAGTCCCCTGAAGAAATTCAAAAGCATTTTACAACAGTTACATTAGAACAAATTTATGCCACTATTCTTTATTATTTTAGAAATCAAGAACAGGTTTCTGATTATTTAGAAAATTGGTTAACAGCTACGAATCAAGCTGAAGCAGAACATGATCAAAATCCCCCTACTGTTGTCAAAAGATTGTTGAAGTTAAAAGCTGAACAGGAAGTATATAGCAATCCCAAATGA